The Micromonospora sp. M71_S20 genome has a window encoding:
- a CDS encoding sodium-translocating pyrophosphatase: MSDTLAAEGGGISLTGNNVTYVVIAAVIALVALAFAGALTKAVLAAGKGTNKMQEISGAVQEGASAYLLRQFRTLAIFVVIAVVLLFLLPVHGTDGSETAVKIGRSVFFVVGALFSAFIGGAGMWLATRANLRVAAAAREREGGREAAMKIAFRTGGVVGFLTVGLGLFGAALVVLFYRSDAPTVLEGFGFGAALLAMFMRVGGGIFTKAADVGADLVGKVEQGIPEDDPRNAATIADNVGDNVGDCAGMAADLFESYAVTLVAALILGRAAFGEEGLVFPLIVSTIGVLIAIVGVFITRLRASDRSGLTAINRAFYISAVLSAVLVAIATYAYLPATFAELEGGLTDVDENPRVVAIGAVVIGIVLAAAIQALTGYFTETNRRPVQDIGKSSQTGAATVILAGISVGLESAVYSALLIGAGVFGAFLLGGSSITLSLFAVAMAGTGLLTTVGVIVAMDTFGPISDNAQGVAEMSGDIDEHGARTLTELDAVGNTTKAITKGIAIATAVLAATALFGSYTDTLRTAYADAGVGDVGAEILNSLNVANPRNLVGLIIGAAVVFLFSGLAINAVSRSAGAVVMEVRRQFRELPGIMDGTQRPEYGKVVDICTRDAQRELMTPGLLAILAPIAVGFGLGPGALAAYLAGAIGAGTLMAVFLSNSGGAWDNAKKLVEDGAYGGKGSESHAATVIGDTVGDPFKDTAGPAINPLIKVMNLVSLLIAPAVVAWSVGDERNTALRVGIAVAATLIIAAAVVFSKRKGVAMSDSDSGSGAGSPDQRPETVNA; this comes from the coding sequence ATGTCCGACACCTTGGCCGCCGAGGGCGGCGGGATCTCCCTCACCGGAAACAACGTCACGTACGTCGTCATCGCCGCGGTCATCGCGCTGGTGGCGCTCGCCTTCGCCGGCGCGCTGACGAAGGCCGTACTGGCCGCCGGCAAGGGCACCAACAAAATGCAGGAGATCTCCGGCGCGGTCCAGGAGGGCGCCTCGGCCTACCTGCTCCGGCAGTTCCGGACCCTGGCGATCTTCGTGGTCATCGCCGTGGTGCTGCTCTTCCTGCTGCCGGTGCACGGCACCGACGGCAGCGAGACGGCGGTGAAGATCGGCCGGTCCGTCTTCTTCGTCGTGGGCGCGCTGTTCAGCGCGTTCATCGGCGGCGCGGGCATGTGGCTGGCCACCCGGGCCAACCTGCGGGTCGCCGCCGCCGCCCGGGAGCGCGAGGGCGGCCGGGAGGCCGCGATGAAGATCGCCTTCCGTACGGGCGGCGTGGTCGGCTTCCTCACCGTCGGCCTCGGCCTCTTTGGTGCCGCGCTGGTCGTGCTGTTCTACCGCAGCGACGCGCCGACCGTGCTGGAGGGCTTCGGCTTCGGCGCCGCGCTGCTCGCCATGTTCATGCGGGTCGGCGGCGGTATCTTCACCAAGGCCGCCGACGTCGGCGCCGACCTGGTCGGCAAGGTCGAGCAGGGCATCCCCGAGGACGACCCGCGCAACGCCGCCACGATCGCCGACAACGTGGGCGACAACGTGGGTGACTGCGCCGGCATGGCCGCCGACCTCTTCGAGTCGTACGCGGTCACCCTGGTCGCCGCGCTGATCCTCGGCCGCGCCGCCTTCGGCGAGGAGGGCCTGGTCTTCCCGCTGATCGTCTCCACCATCGGCGTGCTCATCGCGATCGTCGGCGTCTTCATCACCCGGCTGCGCGCCTCCGACCGCAGCGGCCTGACCGCGATCAACCGGGCCTTCTACATCTCGGCGGTGCTCTCCGCGGTGCTGGTGGCGATCGCCACCTACGCGTACCTGCCAGCCACCTTCGCCGAGCTGGAGGGCGGGCTGACCGACGTCGACGAGAACCCGCGGGTGGTCGCCATCGGCGCGGTCGTCATCGGCATCGTGCTGGCGGCGGCCATCCAGGCGCTGACCGGCTACTTCACCGAGACCAACCGGCGCCCGGTGCAGGACATCGGCAAGAGCTCCCAGACGGGCGCCGCCACCGTCATCCTCGCCGGCATCAGCGTCGGCCTGGAGTCGGCGGTCTACTCGGCGCTGCTGATCGGCGCCGGCGTGTTCGGCGCGTTCCTGCTCGGCGGCAGCTCCATCACGCTCTCGCTGTTCGCCGTGGCGATGGCCGGCACCGGCCTGCTCACCACGGTCGGCGTGATCGTCGCGATGGACACCTTCGGCCCGATCTCCGACAACGCCCAGGGCGTGGCGGAGATGTCCGGCGACATCGACGAGCACGGCGCCCGGACGCTCACCGAGCTGGACGCGGTCGGCAACACCACCAAGGCGATCACCAAGGGCATCGCGATCGCCACGGCGGTGCTCGCCGCGACGGCGCTGTTCGGCTCGTACACCGACACGCTGCGCACGGCGTACGCGGACGCCGGGGTGGGCGACGTCGGTGCCGAGATCCTCAACTCGCTGAACGTGGCGAACCCGCGCAACCTGGTCGGCCTGATCATCGGCGCGGCGGTGGTGTTCCTCTTCTCCGGCCTGGCCATCAACGCGGTCTCCCGCTCGGCGGGCGCGGTCGTGATGGAGGTACGCCGGCAGTTCCGCGAGCTGCCCGGCATCATGGACGGCACCCAGCGCCCCGAGTACGGCAAGGTCGTCGACATCTGCACCCGGGACGCGCAGCGCGAGCTGATGACCCCCGGTCTGCTCGCCATCCTCGCGCCGATCGCGGTGGGCTTCGGCCTCGGGCCGGGCGCGCTGGCCGCGTACCTGGCCGGTGCGATCGGCGCCGGCACGCTGATGGCGGTCTTCCTGTCGAACTCCGGCGGCGCGTGGGACAACGCCAAGAAGCTCGTCGAGGACGGCGCGTACGGCGGCAAGGGCTCCGAGTCGCACGCCGCCACGGTCATCGGCGACACCGTCGGCGACCCGTTCAAGGACACCGCCGGCCCGGCGATCAACCCGCTGATCAAGGTGATGAACCTGGTCTCGCTGCTGATCGCGCCGGCCGTGGTGGCCTGGAGCGTGGGCGACGAGCGGAACACCGCCCTGCGGGTGGGGATCGCCGTCGCCGCGACGCTGATCATCGCCGCGGCGGTGGTGTTCAGCAAGCGCAAGGGCGTGGCGATGTCCGACTCCGACTCCGGCAGCGGCGCGGGCAGCCCGGACCAGCGGCCGGAGACGGTCAACGCCTGA
- a CDS encoding HAD family phosphatase codes for MGRSAAFFDLDKTVIAKSSALAFGRPFYRDGLITRRDVVKSAYAQLMFRLGGTDEQTMARTRDYLAALCKGWQVEQVRQIVAETLHELINPYVYAEAAALIEEHQAAGRDVVLVSASGEEMVRPIGVLLGVTDVIATRMGVVDGRYSGEVEFYAAGPSKVDAVGELAAERGYDLADSYAYSDSYSDRPLLECVGHPSVVNPDRQLRRLAVENSWPVLEFRHPIPLGRRLRERPAVPVAAAALGVGVGVAIGIAWYGRHRRTRTAPAPA; via the coding sequence GTGGGCCGAAGTGCCGCTTTCTTCGATCTGGACAAGACCGTCATCGCCAAGTCGAGCGCCCTGGCGTTCGGTCGGCCGTTCTACCGGGACGGTCTGATCACCCGGCGTGACGTGGTCAAGTCGGCGTACGCGCAGCTGATGTTCCGGCTGGGCGGCACCGACGAGCAGACCATGGCCAGGACCAGGGACTACCTCGCCGCGCTCTGCAAGGGCTGGCAGGTGGAACAGGTCCGCCAGATCGTCGCGGAGACGCTGCACGAGCTGATCAATCCGTACGTGTACGCCGAGGCCGCCGCCCTGATCGAGGAGCACCAGGCCGCCGGCCGGGACGTCGTCCTGGTCTCCGCCTCCGGCGAGGAGATGGTCCGGCCGATCGGCGTTCTGCTCGGCGTCACCGACGTGATCGCCACCCGGATGGGCGTGGTGGACGGCCGCTACAGCGGCGAGGTCGAGTTCTACGCGGCCGGCCCGAGCAAGGTCGACGCGGTCGGCGAGCTGGCCGCCGAGCGCGGCTACGACCTGGCCGACTCGTACGCCTACTCCGACTCGTACAGCGATCGGCCGCTGCTGGAGTGCGTCGGCCATCCCTCGGTGGTCAACCCGGACCGGCAGCTGCGCAGGCTCGCGGTCGAGAACTCCTGGCCGGTGCTGGAGTTCCGGCACCCGATCCCACTGGGGCGGCGACTGCGCGAGCGCCCGGCCGTTCCGGTCGCCGCCGCGGCGCTGGGCGTGGGCGTGGGCGTCGCCATCGGCATCGCCTGGTACGGCCGCCACCGTCGCACCCGCACCGCCCCCGCGCCCGCCTGA
- a CDS encoding TadE family type IV pilus minor pilin → MTERRSVGRDRGSFTAELAAGLPALLLLLLAGLSAVNAVGTRAGCLHAAREAALAASRGADGADAASRAAPPGAEVTVTVDGQRVVATVRAPVRALGSRLPRISVTATAVAAVEPGVVGTDPLGPGAAEPATPGVEPPEGGS, encoded by the coding sequence GTGACCGAGCGCCGGTCGGTTGGCCGTGACCGGGGTTCCTTTACGGCCGAACTGGCGGCCGGCCTGCCGGCGCTCCTGCTGCTCCTGCTCGCCGGGCTGTCGGCGGTCAACGCCGTCGGCACGAGGGCGGGTTGCCTGCACGCGGCCCGGGAGGCGGCGCTGGCCGCCTCCCGGGGCGCCGACGGGGCGGACGCGGCCAGCCGGGCGGCCCCGCCGGGAGCGGAGGTGACCGTCACCGTCGACGGCCAACGGGTAGTCGCCACCGTCCGGGCGCCCGTACGCGCACTCGGCTCCCGGCTGCCCCGGATCTCCGTGACCGCGACGGCGGTCGCGGCGGTGGAACCCGGTGTCGTGGGAACGGACCCCCTGGGGCCCGGTGCCGCGGAGCCCGCGACCCCGGGCGTCGAGCCGCCGGAGGGCGGATCGTGA
- a CDS encoding STAS domain-containing protein yields the protein MELSLATRTVGEHTVLEVGGEVDVYTAPRLRERLLELIDGGARHVVVDLGRVDFLDSTGLGVLVGALKRLRAAGGSFALVCDKEPLLKIFRITALDQVFPLHPTVDAAIGTDSAGTGV from the coding sequence ATGGAGCTGTCGCTGGCGACCCGCACCGTGGGCGAGCACACGGTGCTCGAGGTCGGCGGTGAGGTGGACGTCTACACCGCGCCCCGGCTACGGGAGCGGCTCCTCGAGCTGATCGACGGTGGGGCCCGCCACGTCGTGGTCGACCTGGGGCGGGTGGACTTCCTCGACTCCACGGGGCTGGGCGTGCTGGTCGGCGCGCTCAAGCGGCTGCGCGCGGCCGGCGGCTCGTTCGCCCTGGTCTGCGACAAGGAGCCGCTGCTCAAGATCTTCCGGATCACCGCCCTGGACCAGGTCTTCCCGCTGCATCCCACGGTCGACGCGGCGATCGGCACCGATTCGGCCGGCACCGGCGTCTGA
- a CDS encoding VOC family protein, which translates to MHRSRVYAVLIDTPRAEAARAVAFWSEALGAPTESDPSYPQFIDLHDALPGLVIAVQEVDDEPRFHLDFETDDVEAETARLVALGATQVAQWQECRVLRVPGGHLVCVLPVESRPEVFDAEARTWP; encoded by the coding sequence ATGCATCGCAGTCGCGTGTACGCCGTCCTGATCGACACCCCTCGCGCGGAGGCGGCCCGGGCGGTGGCCTTCTGGTCGGAAGCCCTGGGTGCTCCAACCGAGTCCGACCCGTCGTATCCGCAGTTCATCGACCTGCACGACGCCCTGCCCGGACTGGTCATCGCCGTGCAGGAAGTCGACGACGAGCCCCGCTTCCACCTCGATTTCGAGACCGACGACGTCGAGGCCGAGACCGCTCGCCTGGTCGCCCTCGGCGCCACGCAGGTCGCGCAGTGGCAGGAGTGCCGGGTGCTGCGCGTACCCGGTGGGCATCTGGTCTGCGTGCTGCCGGTGGAGAGCCGGCCTGAGGTCTTCGACGCCGAGGCCAGAACCTGGCCGTGA
- a CDS encoding ATP-binding protein: protein MATVKLSFSPAPVHVRTARLVGVAVARRAGVREELLDEVRLAIGEACTRAVALHRQYGVSEPVLVEMSDTGAYAVRVVDRAPIEAGLGLAALNADQLANESLNEDDLTTGVGFALLAGFVEDLQVRPVDEGIGTEVRMVWPVGR from the coding sequence ATGGCCACGGTCAAGCTCTCCTTCTCGCCGGCCCCGGTGCACGTGCGCACCGCGCGCCTGGTCGGCGTGGCGGTCGCCCGGCGGGCCGGGGTCCGCGAGGAGCTGCTCGACGAGGTGCGGCTGGCCATCGGTGAGGCGTGCACCCGCGCGGTCGCCCTGCACCGCCAGTACGGCGTGTCCGAGCCCGTGCTCGTCGAGATGTCCGACACGGGGGCGTACGCGGTGCGCGTCGTCGACCGCGCGCCGATCGAGGCCGGTCTCGGCCTGGCCGCGCTGAACGCCGACCAGCTCGCCAACGAGTCGCTCAACGAGGACGACCTCACCACCGGCGTCGGCTTCGCGCTGCTGGCCGGTTTCGTCGAGGACCTCCAGGTCCGCCCGGTCGACGAGGGCATCGGCACCGAGGTGCGGATGGTCTGGCCCGTCGGCCGCTGA
- a CDS encoding TadA family conjugal transfer-associated ATPase has translation MTGSSEGETLAARVRQRIAAAAAPVTPAAIVSAVRAEPTAAVLGDTAVLRMADQVHDDLVGAGPLAPLLADPEVTDVLVNGVRVWVDRGRGLHQVAVPLGTVDDVRRLAQRLTASAGRRLDDGSPYADARLPDGTRLHAVLPPVATDGPYLSLRTFRQRPFTLDELVSRGTVPRPVAPVLSAVVAARLAYLVTGGTGSGKTTLLNTLLGLVPATERIVLVEDAAELHPRHPHVVGLQARTANVEGSGAVGLTDLVRQALRMRPDRLVVGECRGGEVVDLLAALNTGHDGGAGTLHANTPSDVPARLEALGMLGGLPRPALHAQVAAALQVLLQVRRSTEGRVLESVCLLLPEGPDRLVTAVPAWVRGRGPDLAAPALAELLRERGVPVPPVLTEPWPGSAGPR, from the coding sequence ATGACCGGGTCGTCCGAGGGCGAGACCCTGGCCGCCCGGGTGCGACAGCGCATCGCGGCCGCCGCGGCCCCGGTCACCCCCGCCGCGATCGTGTCGGCGGTACGGGCGGAGCCCACCGCCGCCGTCCTCGGCGACACCGCCGTGCTGAGGATGGCCGACCAGGTGCACGACGACCTGGTGGGAGCCGGCCCGCTCGCCCCGTTGCTGGCCGATCCGGAGGTCACCGACGTGCTCGTCAACGGCGTCCGGGTCTGGGTCGACCGGGGGCGGGGCCTGCACCAGGTCGCGGTGCCGCTCGGCACGGTCGACGACGTACGCCGGCTCGCGCAGCGGCTCACCGCCAGCGCGGGCCGGCGGCTCGACGACGGCTCCCCGTACGCGGACGCCCGGCTTCCCGACGGCACCCGGCTGCACGCTGTGCTGCCGCCGGTGGCGACCGACGGGCCCTACCTGTCCCTGCGTACCTTCCGGCAGCGGCCCTTCACCCTCGACGAGCTGGTGAGCCGGGGGACGGTTCCCCGACCGGTGGCGCCGGTGCTCTCCGCCGTGGTGGCGGCCCGGCTGGCGTACCTGGTGACGGGCGGCACCGGATCCGGCAAGACGACGCTGCTCAACACGCTGCTCGGACTGGTCCCCGCCACCGAACGGATCGTGCTGGTGGAGGACGCGGCCGAACTGCATCCCCGGCACCCGCACGTCGTCGGGTTGCAGGCGAGGACGGCCAATGTGGAGGGCTCCGGCGCGGTCGGGCTGACCGACCTGGTGCGGCAGGCCCTGCGGATGCGGCCCGACCGACTGGTGGTCGGCGAGTGCCGGGGCGGGGAAGTGGTCGATCTGCTCGCCGCCCTGAACACCGGCCACGACGGGGGTGCCGGCACCCTGCACGCCAACACCCCGTCGGACGTGCCGGCGCGGCTGGAGGCCCTCGGGATGCTCGGCGGGCTGCCCCGTCCCGCGCTGCACGCCCAGGTGGCCGCCGCACTCCAGGTGCTGCTCCAGGTGCGCCGCAGCACCGAGGGGCGCGTGCTGGAATCGGTCTGCCTGCTCCTGCCGGAGGGCCCGGACCGGCTGGTCACGGCGGTTCCCGCCTGGGTACGTGGGCGTGGGCCCGACCTCGCCGCACCGGCGCTCGCCGAGCTGCTGCGGGAGCGGGGCGTACCGGTGCCGCCGGTCCTGACCGAGCCGTGGCCCGGATCGGCGGGGCCCAGGTGA
- the ssd gene encoding septum site-determining protein Ssd has product MPPRTSVPPHRPLPLLVTSDGDLLDDLLRLAAAGGVEVELAADPAAARTRWLPAPLVLVGADQAQPCLRARLPQRPRMVLVGRSGELDPGWQVAELIGAEHVATLPAAEPWLVDRFAECGPEGVERGGARIVAVLGGRGGAGASILAGGLAVTAARARLRTLLVDADPLGGGLDLVLGWEQLEGLRWPALTGADGRVDAPALVRALPSRGDLVVLSWDRGDLLALPAQAMAATVDAGRRGRDFVVVDLPRQLDDAAVTALQAADQVYVVVPAELRATAAAARVVAAAAPHCAAMSVIVRGPAPGRLGAAEVARALGLPLAGTLRPEPALARGLERGEAPAAHGRGPLAALCQRIVAELTGAPAAGAA; this is encoded by the coding sequence ATGCCACCCCGTACCTCCGTCCCGCCGCACCGGCCCCTGCCGCTGCTCGTCACCTCGGACGGCGACCTGCTCGACGACCTGCTCCGGCTCGCCGCGGCGGGCGGCGTCGAGGTGGAACTCGCCGCCGACCCCGCCGCGGCCCGCACCCGCTGGTTGCCGGCCCCGCTGGTGCTGGTCGGCGCCGACCAGGCCCAGCCCTGCCTGCGGGCGCGGCTGCCGCAGCGGCCACGGATGGTGCTGGTCGGGCGGTCCGGGGAGCTCGACCCCGGCTGGCAGGTCGCCGAGCTGATTGGCGCGGAACACGTGGCGACGCTCCCGGCGGCCGAGCCCTGGCTGGTCGACCGGTTCGCCGAGTGCGGGCCGGAGGGCGTCGAGCGGGGCGGCGCCCGGATCGTCGCGGTCCTGGGTGGGCGCGGCGGCGCCGGGGCGAGCATCCTGGCGGGCGGGCTTGCCGTCACCGCCGCCAGGGCCCGGCTGCGCACCCTGCTCGTCGACGCCGACCCGCTCGGCGGCGGGCTCGACCTGGTGCTCGGCTGGGAGCAGTTGGAGGGGCTGCGTTGGCCGGCGCTGACCGGTGCCGACGGTCGGGTGGACGCGCCGGCGTTGGTGCGGGCCCTGCCGAGCCGGGGCGACCTGGTGGTCCTCTCCTGGGACCGGGGCGACCTGCTCGCCCTTCCCGCCCAGGCCATGGCAGCGACCGTCGACGCCGGTCGGCGGGGCCGGGACTTCGTGGTGGTGGACCTGCCCCGACAGTTGGACGACGCGGCCGTGACGGCGCTGCAGGCGGCGGACCAGGTCTACGTGGTGGTTCCGGCGGAGCTGCGGGCCACCGCCGCGGCGGCCCGTGTGGTGGCGGCCGCCGCCCCGCACTGCGCCGCGATGTCGGTGATCGTGCGCGGTCCGGCACCGGGCCGCCTCGGAGCGGCGGAGGTGGCCAGGGCGCTCGGGCTGCCGCTGGCCGGCACGCTGCGCCCGGAACCGGCGCTGGCTCGCGGGTTGGAGCGGGGCGAGGCCCCGGCCGCGCACGGCCGGGGCCCGCTGGCCGCGCTCTGCCAGCGGATCGTCGCCGAGCTGACCGGCGCCCCGGCGGCGGGTGCGGCATGA
- a CDS encoding type II secretion system F family protein codes for MPRTALAVGFVAAVALLVAMLAAGRRPLRRLRALRRAPVGVHPAATPRRPVGPDDDTTDDVRPRRRPDAIRVAAALGGVAVAVIVGGWPGVVAAVPTTLLLDRLLRRIEPPAVRNRRLREAADLPLAADLLAAAMRAGAPVDRSILAVAGALDGPLADRLARVGRLLRLGGGPEEAWAPLAAVPGAERLTAAVLRSADSGAALAGALTRLADDLRADRSTAAEAAARRAGVLIVLPLGLCFLPAFILAGLVPVIVAVLGDVL; via the coding sequence ATGCCTCGGACGGCGCTGGCAGTGGGCTTCGTGGCTGCGGTGGCCCTGCTCGTCGCGATGCTCGCGGCGGGCCGGCGGCCCCTGCGCCGGCTGCGCGCGCTGCGCAGGGCACCGGTCGGCGTGCACCCGGCCGCCACGCCCCGACGACCGGTCGGTCCGGACGACGACACGACCGACGACGTCCGTCCTCGGCGGCGGCCGGACGCCATCCGGGTCGCCGCGGCTCTGGGCGGCGTGGCCGTGGCCGTCATCGTCGGCGGCTGGCCCGGGGTGGTGGCGGCCGTGCCGACGACGCTGCTGCTCGACCGGCTGCTTCGTCGGATCGAGCCGCCGGCCGTGCGGAACCGGCGGCTGCGCGAGGCGGCCGATCTTCCGCTCGCCGCCGACCTGCTGGCGGCGGCGATGCGGGCGGGAGCGCCCGTGGACAGGTCGATCCTGGCCGTAGCCGGGGCGCTCGACGGGCCACTCGCCGACCGGCTCGCCCGGGTCGGCCGGTTGCTGCGGCTCGGCGGAGGCCCCGAGGAGGCGTGGGCTCCGCTCGCGGCGGTGCCGGGGGCCGAGCGGCTGACGGCCGCCGTGCTTCGCAGCGCCGACAGCGGAGCCGCGCTGGCCGGCGCGCTGACCCGACTCGCCGATGACCTCCGTGCCGACCGGTCCACGGCCGCGGAGGCGGCAGCCCGCCGCGCCGGCGTGCTCATCGTCCTGCCGCTGGGGCTCTGCTTCCTGCCGGCCTTCATTCTCGCCGGCCTGGTGCCGGTGATCGTCGCCGTCCTCGGCGACGTGCTCTGA
- a CDS encoding Rv3654c family TadE-like protein → MQVRESGVEVRGSAAGQTGERGGATVCLLAVGLAFVMVGLFGAAVGAARTARQQARVAADFGALAGAGQALLGEPAACGRAAEITAANGGRLLACRLDGLDVLVTAEVAVTPLPGLARVASATARAGPVRG, encoded by the coding sequence GTGCAGGTGCGGGAGAGCGGGGTGGAGGTGCGGGGGAGCGCGGCGGGGCAGACGGGGGAGCGTGGTGGGGCGACCGTCTGCCTGCTCGCCGTGGGACTGGCGTTCGTCATGGTCGGGTTGTTCGGTGCCGCCGTCGGCGCGGCCCGGACGGCCCGGCAGCAGGCCCGGGTGGCGGCGGACTTCGGCGCGCTGGCCGGTGCCGGCCAGGCCCTCCTGGGCGAGCCGGCGGCCTGCGGCCGGGCTGCCGAGATCACCGCCGCCAACGGTGGTCGGCTGCTCGCCTGTCGACTCGACGGACTCGACGTCCTGGTGACCGCCGAGGTGGCCGTCACTCCGCTGCCCGGCCTGGCGCGGGTCGCGTCGGCCACCGCCCGCGCCGGCCCGGTCCGCGGCTGA
- a CDS encoding DUF4244 domain-containing protein, giving the protein MNTAEYAVGTLAAVAFAGILLKVLTSGNVQSALTAVIDRALK; this is encoded by the coding sequence ATGAACACCGCCGAGTACGCCGTCGGCACCCTGGCCGCGGTCGCCTTCGCCGGGATCCTGCTGAAGGTGCTGACCTCGGGCAACGTGCAGTCCGCGTTGACCGCCGTCATCGACCGGGCGCTCAAGTGA
- a CDS encoding oxidoreductase — MTADPLAPLLALADVAPAVERARERFDRALGHRALRRHGGQVAAEVSLRSAVASAALEGYAREREAVRAGTVTEPVVQGALRVAGALPGLSELWPKAPRQALARLHVLAARDVVGEAELGRPVVDPVVAARLDGLAGLVAGGTKVSPLVLAAVVHGELLNLRPFAGPSGVVARGAARLVLLSSGLDPRGLLAVDVGHHEREPEYVGSAGAFATGTPDGLRSWLRHYMAAVEVGADQLTTIGDEVLAAA, encoded by the coding sequence GTGACCGCTGACCCGCTCGCCCCGCTGCTCGCGCTCGCCGACGTCGCCCCCGCCGTGGAGCGGGCCCGCGAGCGGTTCGACCGGGCCCTGGGGCACCGCGCGCTGCGCCGGCACGGCGGCCAGGTCGCGGCCGAGGTCAGCCTCCGCTCCGCGGTGGCCAGCGCCGCCCTGGAGGGGTACGCCCGCGAGCGCGAAGCCGTCCGCGCCGGGACGGTGACCGAGCCGGTGGTGCAGGGCGCGCTGCGGGTCGCCGGGGCGCTGCCGGGGCTGTCCGAGCTCTGGCCGAAGGCGCCCCGGCAAGCGCTGGCCAGGCTGCACGTGCTCGCCGCCCGCGACGTCGTCGGCGAGGCCGAGCTGGGCCGGCCGGTGGTCGACCCGGTCGTCGCCGCCCGGCTGGACGGGCTGGCGGGGCTCGTCGCCGGCGGCACGAAGGTCTCGCCGCTGGTGCTGGCCGCGGTCGTGCACGGCGAGCTGCTGAACCTGCGCCCCTTCGCCGGGCCGTCCGGGGTGGTGGCCCGGGGCGCCGCCCGCCTGGTGCTGCTGTCCAGCGGGCTGGACCCGCGCGGCCTGCTCGCCGTGGACGTGGGTCACCACGAGCGCGAGCCGGAGTACGTCGGCTCGGCCGGTGCCTTCGCCACCGGCACCCCGGACGGGCTGCGCTCCTGGCTGCGCCACTACATGGCGGCGGTGGAGGTCGGCGCCGACCAGCTCACCACGATCGGCGACGAGGTCCTCGCGGCGGCCTGA